CCTATTGACCAGCTAGCCTGTTTTTCTTTGatacaaaagaaagagagaaaaccgGTATATCATTGTTGAATTGTTGCCTGGTGGCATGCTTGTTCTCTGAAAACTTCATGAAGCATATAAGCATACAACATAGGTTTGATATATCACCGTTTCAAAAATAAGGAACTAATAAAGATCAGCTGGCATGATGATTACTGAACAGAGAGATTGGAGAGCCATGGATCAGTTACATCAGTACCATAGCAATGCATATTATTTGCCCTTTTCTCATTATTATTCCAATTTGGTACAATGCAAGTTCTTCCAGCTGGTACCTCTGGTTTCAAAGCAAAAGAGATCTAGCTTTTTCAAAATCTACATTAAAAaccttctttttctttatcaTTCCATTTCAAAGATTAACTAACCACCATTTGCGAGGAAAAATTAACTAACTCACTTTCCTAATTAGAGAACATGAATGCTAATTATCATGGAGACCAATTGGAAGATAGGAAAAGGATCAAGCTTAATTGCCACAATAAATAGCATTTCACTGTATGACGATATCAGTTAATTATGACCACAGCACTAAGAAATCAGCTGGAGTTGTACTAGGAATTAGCTAGGCCTTGTTGACTAACAGAAACAGTACTAGCATGAGCTTATATATTTGCAAGGCCGTTCCGTTCTTAGTTTGTACTATGACTCAACCAACTAATTACCACCTAGCTGATTTGCTGCGTGCCGATTAGTTCAAGAATTAGAGCGATACAAGCAGTGGTGAGGAAATAAAACATGTCAGCTGTTCCAATGCAGCATGCATCTGCATGTGAGAAATCTAGACAAGAGAATaataagagaaaaagaaaggagcaCACACATTTGTCATATCAGTCCGGCAAGTTCACCAACCTTTTGAATAGCTGAATAACAGAATTTGGTGGTTTGTCAAACATAGTGGCTGGTTGCCTTACCTGCACCTGCAGAAAAACGTTGCTGCTCTTCTTCAGCACCTGACATGTATTAGACATGTCACCATCCTCTTAGAAATCGGAATGTCTCCAATCTCCCCAACTGCTTGATCGACGAGGTCACGGCATTAGTCACTGAATCAAATTCAGTATAAGCTATGATACTTTTTGTGCCTCTACATATGCTCTTCTGTCTGAGAAAAGCTATTCTTCCCATGCATAGGGCATAGAATTGTTCCCGATTCCAGAATAGTTGAAAACAGTTAAACATGTTTCCATCATGTATTCCAAACAAGGTCTTCACAGGGTGCACTGTATAGTGTTTCTTTGATGAAATTGCAGTGTAAAATCTTACATGTTGGGACTCATATTAGAACATGTAGTTCCTTTTAACATTATTCCAACAATGTACAACACCATATGTCGTAGCTTGCAGGCTTGCacagtcgattttttttcaccacAGCTGTTCTATTGACAATGATACTTGAACAGAATTATCATGTGACTATCACTTCCACTAGCATGGAGAAAAGCATTGCAAACTGATGCTTCTCACGACTTTCATTTCCGTTTTGATTGTAAACTTTACAGGTGTCAATATCACATCATAGACCAGGACAAGAATTCATCACCCACAGTTTCTGGGCCCTTTTTTCTGGAGAGATTAATTGTGGAGGAAGAAAAAGACCAAGAGCTGAGGGTCATAGTgaggggaaaaggaaaatacAGCTATTCATCTTGTGGCAGAAAGAAATTAGGGCGAAGAAAAGTTCAACTGTATCCCCGCCTTCCCGAGGTCATAATCAAACTGTTTTAGGATGTGGCAGTAATTCACCTGGGCAAGAGGGGAAAAAATTCATTCAGTAACAAAATAATTCAATTTCATCAGTTACTTTAGAGGGATGTCAAAGACAAACCTCTATGCGAAATAATCTTGTTGGCACAACTACACCAAATCCTGCAGAACTCCTGAATGTTTGTAGAAACTCAGCAAGAGGGAATTTCCTGAGATCAGGCTCTGTTAGTTTGGCAAGATTTCCAGCTGAGACAAATGCATGGCCATGGATTCCCAGCTCCCTGAGAGGCTTCAGAGGTATATCAAATGACAGATCAGCAAAGGCTGTGACCGCAATGTCACCTCCCCGTGCACTTAGCTCAGGAGAAGTGGAAGCAACATTTTCAGAATTCTCTGGGGTACTGCTTCGCAAGTCTGTCCCCAGCCCTCTTTTCTTGAAACCTAATAGTGATGATGGTCCACCCAAGCGGCACATAAGAGACCTATTGCCACCCAAGTAGAACTGCTCTGAAAGTGGGGATATAGAGCCCGTCGATCCCCTTGCCAATGGGTGGATGATCCCAGCAGCCACTCCAGCATTAACGGCGCCATTCAACACACCCAGCGGTAAAGCCACTCGAAGATCAATTTCCTGATATAATGTGAATAAAATGAGTGATGCCAGTGAAAAAAGAACAATATGATTCCTGCTAGCTCTAGTAGTTTAGGCTTGAATCAGAACAGTTgtttaatatgaaaaaaattcagatGTCGAGCACATTAGATATTATAAACAGAGATACCAAGTTGTGCCGTTCAAAGGCAAAGTTGTTGGTTTCTGCAGAGActaaaaagaaagggaaatgcCACGAAAGAATTTGGAATGCTTGAACAAAACATTTAATTCCAGAAGTCTTTGGTACTTTAGTGTCATGATTCATATCACACATGAAGAATAAACTGCTTTTAACAGGCAAAAACTATGGAGCAAGTCATGTGATTTCCCCTTTCAAGGAAGTGGCAGATATAGAACACAAAGGTAAAGTTGTTCAATATACCTGTCTAATGTAACGTGCATCTTTGCTCTCTGGTGCAAGGCCTCCAACTTGAGAAGAAAATAGATAAGCATATCCTCGTGTCGGTCGAATTCTTGAATCTCTCTGGTCAACCTTGTATGCATATTTAATAGAGGACAAAAGGCTATGCCCTAACTGCCCCCTTATGGAATTGGATGACATCAGTGCTCGGTCTGTTATAGTTCGCCATGACAGATTGTAAGCGAGGTTATGGTTCATGGTGGAGAGCAAACCAACAGAAACACCCATCATGTGTTCTTTGAGTGAGGACTTCAACCAGTCCTCAGAGAGAAATGATATTCGAGCTACCAGTGGAGTAGGTATTGCTCCAATTCTTGGTATTGCCACTCCAGTACTTAGCTCCACTGTCTGATCTAATCCAAGATCACCGGATGCATCCCATGTCTCACAATATCCAAATAGGTTCTTCAACTTCACTGAACCTTGAACCGAACATGATCTAGTCTGCAATAAATTCAAAAGGAATTATGCGGATGACACAAGAAGATTTGAAAAGCAATTGAAATCATGCAGCAGATATTGGCCATCATGGCATTTTCTACTCCCAGCAAAGTAGGTTATGAAACTCGATTCATGGTTCACTAGTAAAATTGCattagaaaaaacaaagaaactgCAGTGGACGAGTTATTCTTTATTCTCCAAGCAATCAAACTAGTGTAATTGAAGCAACTAATATAACCATATGCGCATTTTAGAGTAGTCCTTAAAGAGAGCTGTGTGATTTCCACCTAAAAGCAACATTGACACATTGAATTTTATCGAAACAAATCGCATTGATTGACTAAGAGATGCGCTTAAAATTTTCCTACTCATGTTCATCATCAAAGTCATGGTACCAGCATAACAAATTAACACCTGTTGTCTGCTGAGATCAAAATTATGGTACAACATTGCCTTATTtccatgtgaaaaaaaaaacacttattTTCGTTGGAATTGGCTAGGTTTACTCTTGTTCCTAATGCGAAGGAAGATTGTTCGGTCTAATCCTTTTAGAAACTCAAGCAAAGTAAGTAATCATAACATGGATGTTCAATTTTATACTAGAAAGGAGAGATTTTCAGTAGGAAGCGCATACCCCTTTGTTAGCGAAGATGCCgagttcgccggcggcgcggccacgAGCCTCGGCGACGTCAACAAGGACGATGACGGCAGCGTTACCGGGGATCCCTGGCGGCGCGGCGTCGAGGGTGATGGACACGGTGTCGAAGGCGCCGAGGCGACGGAtccgatcggcggcggcggctgcagcgcGCACGAGGTCTCTGACGGTGGCGGCACGCGGCAGGTCCGAGccgaccgccgcctccaccgcggcgcggcgcgtgcgGCAGCAGCCCCGGATCTCCACATCGTGCACCCGGATCCGGACCTCCTCCGCGGTGAGGCGGCGCAGGACGGACTCGAGGCGAGCCTCGTCGGACGGGGACGGGGAGGGTTCTtggtcatcgtcctcctcgtcttcgtcatcgaggtcgtcgtcgtcgtcgtcttggaagtcgtcgtcatcatcctctTGCAGGTCGGGGTAATCTTGGACGGAAGCGGGAGAGGATGCGGTGGCCATTGGAATGTTGGACGATCGGAAGGGGATCTCAACTGAATTGggagacgaagacgacgactctACTCACTCAAACTCAAGGATGCCTTTTCACAAGCAACGAATAACACTATCAACTTCCTCTTTTGGGGTAAAATTTATGTAGAGATTGATGTTTGCAATTCATGAATTTCacaagtttttctttttaaagaaaCAAATGCATGCTAGAATATGTGAAAAATTGCTATGATCCATATGGTATAGAGGTAATGCCtttgatactttttttttcaatatacaAAAGATTTGAGTATCACTGTATTAAACTGAAGGGAAATGTTTACAACGaacgtgagaaaaaaaaaagaaacacaattcAGAAATCATCTCGCCCCATGAGTTAGTGAGCACAATAAAAGAacaacaacttttttttaaaggaaacaCAATAGGAGAGACCCCCGCTGTTAGATAAACTTTgttaaagaaataaacaaaaagaTTACAACATCCTAATCCAGTTAAGAATTACTCATCTTTATCACTTTCATTAAGCCTAAACAATAACGGGAGCATATCACTCTAAAAGAGATCCTCCAGGAAACTAGGGAATGAGACTTATTCTAAAAAATATAGTCATTCCTTTGCTTCCAAATATTCCAAGCTCCCAACAGAAAGATTTCCATGAAGCAACGATTCTGAAAAGTGCACTTAGTCTGCAATAGCATATGATCAAAGGACAGAGAAGTGTCCCAAATTATGCCCAAAGAGTTCTAGTAGCTCGCCGAAAAGGAGCAaagaaagaacatatgcaagaGATCCTCCACTGATTGAGAAGAACAAAGAACACACGGTAGGTCACAGTTTGGAGTAGTATAATGCTTATGATCCAGCATATACTTCGTATTCAATCTATTCATCAGAAGCAGCCATCCAAAGACAACAACTTGCTAAGCTCGTATTTCGGTTGATCTTCGTAGCGTTGCCTTAAACGCTGGgatacgtcgcctaccactgaaagaataattagttgtAAATGCGAATACTCACGTCAAATCTAGAATTTAAATCCAGGTGGTTGGTTCCAAcataaccagttgagctacgtTCACTTTCTCGTTGCCTTGATATTTGAGAGAACACAAGCAATAGGTGTCTTATTATAAAAACCATGCCTTACATTGTCGCATGCATGCTCTAAATCATAATCTGAAATTACGTTTACATTGTGTCATTATCTACTTAAATAACTTCACTAACATGCTTATTGGTACTAATaagttactccctccagtttCTTTTACAAGATGTTGGCTAGTTCAAATTTATACTAGCCAGCGTCATACATATATGGttggaggtagtatatagtaCTTCAAATACACACAACACAAAGATAAGATTACATATCGGTTAAATGCTagtatttatttcctttttttctcaccTTTACAAACCTGCAAACTCATttctgcaaagaaaaaaaaatgaaaatatgttGCAGAGTATTCCTAATTTCCTACTAcaccctccgtccaaaaaaataaatctagcaCTAGATGTGACgtattctagtacaataaatctagacagaGATAttccagattcgttatactataATATGTCATATCCAAATATGTTTAGTTTCGTTGTATTATGATGTGTactatgttggttttttatttGACGGAGGGTGTATGATACCAGAAAGAAGAGAAAACACACTGAATTTCAGTTTCAGGCTTTCAAACGCATATGTACTCTGAAACTAACTGATTTTGGGGCCTCAACTGAATTTCAGGCGGTTTCGGAGGAGGCGATCTCAAGCTCCGCCCACCACAGGGGCTTCTCCCTCGGCGCCGCCTGCTCCGGCGACAACCCGGCGATGCCCCTCACCAGCCTCGCCACCTCGCCCATGCTTATCGCTCTCTTCCCCGCCTCCGGCCTCCTCACGCACTGCCGCACCACGTCGCACAGCGCCGCCACATCTTTCTCCGGCGCGGCAGACGACGACCTCACCAGCGTCCGGTCAGCCATGGCGCTGAGTGGCCTCTTGCCGTCCAGGTAGCTGGACGCCCACAGCACCAGGAGCCGGTCGTCCTCGGAGAATGGCCGCCGCCCGGAGATCACCTCCAGAACCAGTATCCCGAACTTGTACACCACGCTTTCTTGGTCGTCCTGCTTGTTGATGTCATCCTTCCAGAATTCGATGTCGGCGATCTTGGCTGCGTTGTCCTCGGTGAGATAGATGGATGATGAGCTCAAATTTGttgggagaagaggaggaggatctAGCTGGCTCATGTGCTCCAGGCAGTAGGCTACTCCCATTATGATTCGTAGCCGTGTTTTCCAGTCCAGATGTTCTGCTTCTCTGACTGCAAAACCAAATTTACACATACAACAATTGCCAGTTACAGTTTGTTTGTTCTTCAGATTAATCAAGATCGAACACATACAAGAAATTATTATTAGGAGGCttactatgcaaatgctcaaAGAGGGAACCACATGGAGCATACTCGAACACCATCATCCTGGTGAATGGCTCCTCGCATGCGCAGTAACCAATCAGGTTCATGAAGTTCTTATGGTTCACTCTGGACAGCACCGAGATCTGAAATAAGAACAGTTAGTACTATACTCTAAAATTATGTATGATTTTCATCATTACAACAAATGAGTACCTTGTTCCTGAATTGCTCCTCAGACTGAGCTGACCATTGTTGTGAAGAGTTAACTGAAGTGGACAGAACAGCTATTTCAACTCCACTTGACAGAGTTCCCTTATACAATGTGCATTCAGGTAAAGTGCCGATCACATTGATGAAACCCTCGCATGCCGCCTCCAGTTCTGTCCTCTCAAGAGAAGGCACACCTGCACACAAAGGTAAAACATACTTAGTATACTGAATATCAGTAAAATGCATCAGGCGCTCTCTGGCTTGATGTATCATGGATTTGTGACTTCTGTAGTTTTACTATTGCAGAAAACAAATTTCTACAGAAACTGACAAGTTCATTTAACCATGAAATAGTCTTAACTTCTGCATTGGTAAGATGATGATGGAACAGAAAAACCAACCTGTTACAAATGCCTTCTTTAGCTGTCCACTCAGCCCTGTAGCCCATGGCATGACAGTATTATCCTTCTTTCTACGGGAGAAGAATACATATATGGCAGTAGCTACTGCTGCAATGAAAAGGACTCCAGCAACAGGCAATGCGTAAATAGCCCAACGAGGTACCAGGTGTGATGCTGATGATTGAACTGGAGATGATTGGCTTTTGGGGTGTGTTTGTGTTTGATTAGAAGCCAGCTCCCTGGCTTGCAGAAGTCGCCTTGGTGTGGCATTGTGAACAGTTCTaccaaaaaaagagagagagagagagagaacataATGTGTTAGAAAAAAATGTTCTCGGAAAATTGATTCACCAAATGACTAGTATATTTGCAAATTAAATTTGATAACGGATAATCTATCAAGAAAATAAACATTTATAGCCACAAAGAAGCCTCACTTTGCTAAACATTTTCTGCATGGTTCAAATCCTGCACTGTCATGAGGTACAGACTCTGAAATTGAGCTATGCTCTTTCGATTCAGATGGTGTTTCACTGGCAAACATGTTCTCTTTGAGTAATCTGCAGAGATCATCATAGTGCTTAAGATTACATAGTACATCAGAAAGACTAAAGCTCCATTAAAATGTTGTTATTCATTGTAAAGCATCCTATATTTACAGTGCAGCAGCCAACATGTGATGACCTATATAACTTCTAATGTATCTTATATAACTATTAACATGAAGTACAATGATCTGTACTTGCATCACTTTGGAAGCATTTTCGACCGAATTACAATAACCAAAGTCATTCACCTATTTTGAACAGAAATTGGAGAGTAGATAAATCTAAATGTGATGAAAGTAGGACATCAAGAAAATTTCCCCTTGAAAAAGAGCTATGTtaatatgtaatgcatccccaGCAATAAATATCTAACATGAAAGACATATTCAAGAGCAATAAATAATTTGGATCCATGTTTCAGTTTGGTAGAAGAGGAAAGATTGCATTAAAGCATAACTTACAAGTTGAACACTCTGCCAATGAGCTTCCCTTCTCCCCAATTTGACAAAGAGCCAATTGATTGGTCTTGCTCACTCTCTCTATAACCCGGAAGAGCTCTCCCTAAAGCACAAACTTACATATGTTCAGGTTGTTGCAATCCAAATCCACTTGAAGCAACCATTCTATTAGCCCCTTTCAGTTCAATCTTTAGCAATCAAAAGAACATCTCACCTTCTTCACTGTGGGGAGCACAGGACCCAAATCTTGCAGTGACAAGAAAGGAGAACACTATGAAGTAGGCCACTCTAATGGCCCATGGCTCCATTTCTGTCCCGATCTAAATTTTTGGAAGAGCTCGAACCTCTTGTTTCTTGTGCAGAATGTTAAAGGTAAGTAAGAACAATACGGTGATTACGGGAAAAACACTGTTAGGAGGGGAAATGATTCGGAATTTTACCTATGGAGTGTGGAGATGGGGCTAGACAGCTAGTTTGTCCAGAAAGCTCAAATCTTTAGGATTGTGAAAGCACACATGATTGATGATTCCATACCACCTCAAGACAGGTATTACCATGTAAAGAAGCATCGTCTTCCCTCAAAGATTGAAATCTTGATCTTAAGAATTACAAAAAAGAAATGGTAAATAAGTGAAACAAGAGAGTATTATGCAAAGAGTCGAATGAACTGAGCAAACAAGGAACCGGACACTGTCATAAATCTGTTTTGCAAGTACCAAAAGTGTACAGAGGTAGTTACAAAGGAAATcgacaagaaaaaaaagccaAGGATGGTACCTGTAAAGAGAGGAATCCAATTCCAATCCACTCTatagtagtaggagtagtaaCTTCCAGTTTGGCATTTCTCCTGGCTCTCTTCTCTTGGCCGGTATGCAGTTGGAAAAAAGATAAGAGACAAGCACACAAAGTCTTGAGCTTCCAGAGAGGAGAGCCAAGCACAAGCAAGAAGCAACGTCTCAGGAATAATCGAAATGGTCTCTGGAGACACATGCGAACAAAGAAAACTTGCAGGCAGCTTGGATTTTCGAGCACCTCACCTGTAAAGCTTTCCACACCACGAGTCTTGAGTTAACAAAAAGGAAGACGCGGCATATCCTTGTCTACTTTTGTGTATCGATTGGAGCCGAATGTCTGCCCTTCTGCAGTAGTAGCCCTGCCTGCCAAGTACTCCAGTATTAGTATTATACTACTAGTGTGCAGGTTAGATATGGCAACGGCAGATTTTGTTTTAAAGCCAGCTTATGGTGTGCAGAAAATGAACTTCTGTTGGGCACATAACCATTTGTTACTAGTTCTGCTTTATTTAAAGTTCATTTTATGTCGATCGGGATAGTTTAATTATCAGGCAGTTCGCAGCTTATCTACTCGCATGGCAATGGCAACTTGGTTGGTGTCCTCCTATCTTGGCTATGTATATGGCTTGCTGCTTCCTACTAACCAGCTAGCCATTATATATCGATAAGAGGATGTAGTTGTCCTAATAGCAGTAGCCATGGTTATTGTAGTAAATAGCAAACGCACTTCCAACTCTTCAAGGTTTCATTAATGCaaaggtttttttaaaaagcacCAGTGTTGTGGTGGTGGAGTCGTAGGTGCATGACTCTATGTATCAGGTTTCAAATCCTAGTGCCCACGAATATTACGTATATGTAAGTGAACTTTTAACATAAATTTAGTAAATATGAGGAAGACAGGAACGTGTCGCTGGTTTTCGTATCTTTGAGTGTGTGTTAGGCGATGTATTCGTGGATGTGTGAGTGTGATATCGCgtgttgtgtgtgtgtctatcttttttttttagataatggtattttttacccggcctccacatccaactggatatatacggccattgaaatagggaaTTTAGCCCCGCAACGAACCCAAtctctgaaattcgctcctatgaaTATTTGAAGCCAAAACCTTGGGGTACTACTCAAGTCtctgcaaccactaggctacatgcccttttgTCTATCGTGTaatcgtaaaaaaaataatccaaagcttttttcttttttatatgatttCATCCTTCTTACCTTCTTATGTGGAATAATTCTCACCAACAAAGTTTGTGGAAGCTTTCACATTTGAACATTTCTCAACATTTGCACAAGGCGTGCGTTAGTAGGTCAAACCAGCCTCCCACAGGTTATATTCATTGATACAAAACAAAAGGTGGTAGAGAAGAGCTTCACAAGTTGCATTGCACACCTCACACACCTTATACAGCTGATTAAATCAAAGCAGAGAATTGACAAGGCATCTACCTTTGATGCGACTGAGGCTGATTAACCATCTTATTGTGTTTAATGATTAGCTACTTGTTGTGCTTCTATTGGCATGTTTTTATGTTTGAGTCGATCGTCAATGGGAGTGAGTCAACTTAAGAAAGCACAAAGAAATCTTCACAAGACATCGAGACAGTGACAGCTTCAAAGCATATGAAACAGGCAGGCTCCTCGCCTCCTCATCTGCAACTTATATTACCTTTACTGATCAAAATGCTCCAAAAGACAAAAGGATGTTGAGATGAAAATGGAAGTGGTCAGTTAACTTCTGAATTTCTTTTCAGACAGCTGCTAACTCCATTAGTCCTAGCAATTACCTACTCGATCGTTCGTGTACAATTTCCACTTGCTTTTTCTAAAGAAAGATTGCAGATTGTACCATCCAATACTTGAGGAAAAAACATAGAAGAAAGCTTTATATTCATAGGAAAACTAGATTTAGTTGGTATTCGTACCTTTCATGAATCATGGTAGCATGCTCGCAGGTTAGGCTACTTCAATCATGCAAGGCGGGCCATGATGCCCAGTATATGTGCAGAATTAAATTCTGCATGTTCCATAATCACTAGTTTATCAAAACAAATGCTGAAATTATTTCTGGACTAGCACATTTTCTCTGTCACCATTTGTGTGAAAATTGGTTTAACAAAAGAGATGATAAAACGTCTATCACCAAAGGGTGTTTGGTCTAGTGGTATGATTCTCGCTTCGGGTGCGAGAGGTCGTGAGTTCGATTCTCGCA
This genomic window from Oryza sativa Japonica Group chromosome 12, ASM3414082v1 contains:
- the LOC4351261 gene encoding uncharacterized protein, which encodes MATASSPASVQDYPDLQEDDDDDFQDDDDDDLDDEDEEDDDQEPSPSPSDEARLESVLRRLTAEEVRIRVHDVEIRGCCRTRRAAVEAAVGSDLPRAATVRDLVRAAAAAADRIRRLGAFDTVSITLDAAPPGIPGNAAVIVLVDVAEARGRAAGELGIFANKGTRSCSVQGSVKLKNLFGYCETWDASGDLGLDQTVELSTGVAIPRIGAIPTPLVARISFLSEDWLKSSLKEHMMGVSVGLLSTMNHNLAYNLSWRTITDRALMSSNSIRGQLGHSLLSSIKYAYKVDQRDSRIRPTRGYAYLFSSQVGGLAPESKDARYIRQEIDLRVALPLGVLNGAVNAGVAAGIIHPLARGSTGSISPLSEQFYLGGNRSLMCRLGGPSSLLGFKKRGLGTDLRSSTPENSENVASTSPELSARGGDIAVTAFADLSFDIPLKPLRELGIHGHAFVSAGNLAKLTEPDLRKFPLAEFLQTFRSSAGFGVVVPTRLFRIEVNYCHILKQFDYDLGKAGIQLNFSSP
- the LOC4351262 gene encoding protein MALE DISCOVERER 2, encoding MEPWAIRVAYFIVFSFLVTARFGSCAPHSEEGRALPGYRESEQDQSIGSLSNWGEGKLIGRVFNLLLKENMFASETPSESKEHSSISESVPHDSAGFEPCRKCLAKTVHNATPRRLLQARELASNQTQTHPKSQSSPVQSSASHLVPRWAIYALPVAGVLFIAAVATAIYVFFSRRKKDNTVMPWATGLSGQLKKAFVTGVPSLERTELEAACEGFINVIGTLPECTLYKGTLSSGVEIAVLSTSVNSSQQWSAQSEEQFRNKISVLSRVNHKNFMNLIGYCACEEPFTRMMVFEYAPCGSLFEHLHIREAEHLDWKTRLRIIMGVAYCLEHMSQLDPPPLLPTNLSSSSIYLTEDNAAKIADIEFWKDDINKQDDQESVVYKFGILVLEVISGRRPFSEDDRLLVLWASSYLDGKRPLSAMADRTLVRSSSAAPEKDVAALCDVVRQCVRRPEAGKRAISMGEVARLVRGIAGLSPEQAAPREKPLWWAELEIASSETA